Proteins encoded within one genomic window of Phototrophicus methaneseepsis:
- a CDS encoding DinB family protein, producing MLSLKQQLLQELNAVRDELWQLLDALDDDVLIYPGWKKREFLAHMAGWEAMVFDVINRHLTKLAPKDYAYTGIDNANARFVAVRSSTTTQDAKLECEINRFAIIKLLEEIDDFEEIIPLPWGPETVTKFIEGAIRHERDHAADIMKLVH from the coding sequence ATGCTCAGCTTAAAGCAGCAGCTACTCCAGGAATTAAACGCCGTTCGTGATGAATTATGGCAACTCTTAGATGCGCTTGATGACGATGTACTGATTTACCCTGGCTGGAAAAAGCGAGAGTTTCTGGCCCATATGGCGGGTTGGGAAGCCATGGTTTTTGACGTCATCAACCGTCACCTCACGAAGCTAGCCCCTAAAGACTACGCATACACGGGCATAGATAATGCAAATGCTCGTTTTGTCGCTGTGAGAAGCAGTACAACCACACAAGATGCCAAGTTAGAATGTGAAATTAATCGGTTTGCAATCATCAAGCTGCTTGAAGAAATAGATGATTTTGAAGAAATCATTCCATTGCCCTGGGGACCAGAGACTGTCACAAAATTCATCGAGGGCGCCATACGACATGAACGCGACCATGCAGCCGATATTATGAAATTGGTCCATTGA
- a CDS encoding DUF1905 domain-containing protein produces the protein MNLDFNGEIIYWRGPAPWFFVAVPEEESREIEDISSLVTYGWGVIPVYVRIGNTEFTTSLFPKDGRYLVPIKASVRKAEKLEEGDMVSIELSINQ, from the coding sequence ATGAATCTGGATTTCAATGGCGAAATTATATACTGGCGCGGCCCCGCCCCCTGGTTCTTCGTGGCCGTCCCGGAGGAAGAAAGCCGTGAGATAGAAGATATATCAAGCTTGGTTACTTATGGCTGGGGTGTGATTCCCGTTTATGTTCGCATTGGCAATACTGAATTCACAACATCCCTGTTCCCCAAAGATGGACGCTACCTTGTGCCGATCAAAGCCAGCGTCCGTAAAGCGGAAAAGCTTGAAGAGGGAGACATGGTGAGCATAGAACTCAGCATCAATCAATAA
- a CDS encoding helix-turn-helix transcriptional regulator: protein MPPDQLELDRRHELAEFLRSRRARLSPEEAGLPRGARRRTPGLRREEVAMLAGTSREWYTWLEQGRDINVSVQVLESLARVLRLGADEREHLFLLALRQPPPVETFTQPIISPTVHQFLDHLEKTPACVVDARMNVVMQNAAHCAVFGDYGARPEKERNLIWRLFTSPFPRQINVAWEKVAQVFIARFRAGYARFINDPWWTEQIAELSRISPEFRELWARHDVFNLSDGQKTLHHGEAGDLVFDFLWLQTVDASDLQLLIHIPHSNTDTASILERLLSGELLPPADTEGGHS from the coding sequence GTGCCCCCGGATCAATTGGAATTGGATCGTCGTCATGAGCTGGCCGAATTCTTGCGGAGTCGTCGCGCTCGCTTATCGCCAGAAGAAGCCGGATTGCCAAGAGGTGCGCGAAGACGAACGCCGGGTTTGCGACGCGAAGAAGTTGCCATGCTCGCAGGGACCAGCCGAGAATGGTATACATGGCTGGAACAGGGACGAGATATCAATGTTTCTGTGCAGGTGCTGGAAAGTCTGGCGAGGGTGCTCCGCCTGGGTGCAGATGAACGTGAACACCTATTTTTGCTCGCCCTCAGGCAGCCGCCCCCTGTAGAGACATTTACACAGCCGATAATCAGCCCGACTGTACATCAATTTCTAGATCATCTGGAGAAGACGCCAGCCTGTGTCGTTGATGCTCGTATGAACGTCGTGATGCAGAATGCGGCCCATTGCGCTGTCTTCGGTGATTATGGTGCCCGGCCAGAAAAAGAGCGAAACTTGATCTGGCGGCTTTTCACCTCGCCGTTCCCCCGGCAAATCAATGTAGCATGGGAGAAAGTCGCGCAGGTGTTCATTGCGCGCTTCCGTGCGGGTTATGCGCGTTTTATCAATGACCCTTGGTGGACTGAGCAAATTGCTGAATTAAGCCGGATTAGCCCGGAATTCCGGGAATTGTGGGCACGTCATGATGTGTTTAATCTGTCGGATGGTCAGAAGACGCTCCATCATGGCGAAGCTGGCGACCTGGTCTTTGATTTTCTCTGGCTTCAAACTGTTGATGCCAGCGATTTGCAACTGCTGATTCATATCCCACACAGCAATACAGATACAGCAAGCATCCTCGAACGCTTATTATCTGGTGAGTTGCTGCCTCCTGCAGATACTGAAGGCGGCCATAGTTGA
- a CDS encoding SDR family oxidoreductase — MKVFVTGASGFVGSAVISELIANGHQVIGLARSDASAAAIVAAGAEVHRGDLEDIESLQRGAATADGVIHTAFIHDFSNYTNAAETDRHAIEAIGAVLAGSDRPFVITSGMAGIAPGRLMTEDDVADPNGSRISEQAALPLAEQGVRVSAMRLPPSVHGEGDHGFVPGIIRVAHTKGVSGYPGDGSNRWPSVHRLDAARLFRLALESAPAGTVLHAVADEGVPVRNIAEVIGRHLDIPVVSVPVEQASEHFGFLGRFFSADIPASSTQTQQKFNWHPVQPTLLEDLDEGHYFKDVEAAASS, encoded by the coding sequence ATGAAAGTTTTCGTCACAGGTGCCAGCGGGTTCGTTGGCTCTGCCGTCATCTCTGAACTCATTGCTAACGGCCATCAGGTGATCGGCCTAGCCCGTTCAGATGCATCTGCGGCAGCCATTGTAGCCGCAGGTGCAGAAGTCCATCGCGGAGACCTTGAAGATATTGAAAGCCTGCAGCGTGGTGCCGCCACAGCAGATGGCGTCATTCACACGGCATTTATTCACGATTTTTCAAACTATACGAATGCTGCTGAAACAGATCGGCATGCCATCGAGGCCATAGGGGCTGTCCTAGCCGGGTCTGATCGTCCATTCGTCATCACATCGGGGATGGCAGGCATCGCACCCGGCCGCTTGATGACAGAAGATGACGTTGCTGACCCCAACGGGTCCCGTATTTCTGAACAAGCGGCACTCCCCCTGGCTGAGCAGGGCGTACGCGTATCAGCCATGCGGTTGCCGCCATCGGTACATGGTGAAGGTGATCACGGATTTGTCCCGGGCATCATCCGCGTCGCTCACACAAAAGGCGTATCCGGCTATCCTGGAGATGGTTCGAATCGCTGGCCTTCCGTGCATCGCCTTGATGCGGCTCGCTTATTCCGGCTAGCGCTGGAAAGTGCGCCAGCAGGGACGGTACTCCACGCAGTCGCCGATGAAGGCGTGCCCGTGCGCAACATTGCCGAGGTCATTGGCCGCCATCTCGATATCCCTGTCGTTTCTGTACCCGTCGAGCAAGCCAGTGAACATTTCGGCTTTCTCGGAAGATTCTTCTCAGCAGACATACCCGCGTCCAGCACCCAGACACAGCAAAAATTCAATTGGCACCCTGTACAGCCTACCTTGCTTGAGGACCTCGACGAGGGGCACTACTTCAAAGATGTTGAGGCAGCAGCGTCTTCCTGA
- a CDS encoding MBL fold metallo-hydrolase yields the protein MSSSKSDYLRTINLGGAIVTIMNIGDINYPLVPMLNASPEELAQRGDLAGLMTQDHLPTLDVHIQLPNASVLVDAGKHDVTAVPRFAIPEYTPPPGLIEQLGQANISPDDIEHVIITHAHWDHINGTTIDADGSYQPLFPNAHYYLGAGDWAQAEESLSNPDSLEYRTLRVLNECGVLHTVAAEKTVIEGVEVIPTPGETDGHQIVRLHHNGESLYCLGDLYHHVAELLHPELMVKWADTEAMLKSRALLTERALAENALLTATHIPEVGRLSQGPDGLVWQAVY from the coding sequence ATGTCATCATCGAAATCGGATTATTTACGGACGATTAATTTAGGTGGCGCTATCGTCACGATCATGAATATAGGTGATATTAACTACCCGCTTGTCCCTATGTTGAACGCATCCCCGGAAGAACTGGCGCAGCGTGGTGACCTGGCAGGGCTGATGACGCAGGATCATCTGCCAACGCTCGATGTGCATATTCAACTGCCGAATGCTTCTGTATTGGTGGATGCCGGGAAGCATGATGTGACAGCGGTACCCCGATTTGCTATCCCTGAGTATACCCCGCCACCTGGTTTGATCGAGCAGTTAGGACAGGCCAATATCTCGCCGGATGATATTGAACATGTGATTATCACCCATGCGCATTGGGACCATATCAACGGCACAACGATAGACGCGGATGGTAGCTATCAGCCTCTATTCCCGAACGCACATTATTATCTGGGAGCAGGCGATTGGGCACAGGCCGAAGAGTCACTGAGCAATCCTGATTCGCTAGAATATCGGACGCTGCGGGTACTCAATGAATGTGGTGTCCTGCATACTGTTGCCGCTGAGAAGACTGTAATCGAAGGTGTGGAGGTCATTCCTACGCCAGGGGAGACGGACGGGCACCAAATAGTGCGCCTGCATCATAATGGGGAGTCTCTGTACTGCCTGGGCGATTTGTATCATCATGTTGCTGAACTGCTGCACCCTGAATTGATGGTGAAGTGGGCGGATACAGAAGCTATGCTAAAAAGCCGAGCCTTGCTCACTGAACGTGCACTAGCAGAGAACGCGCTCTTAACAGCGACCCATATTCCTGAAGTTGGGCGGCTGAGCCAGGGACCGGATGGGTTAGTATGGCAGGCCGTATACTGA
- a CDS encoding TIR domain-containing protein, which yields MNDNYLFISYSRDDQVWTYNLWRALENEYDVWIDQKIRAGVDWWKEILENIEKCTCFLAVLSPKAVESIYCTAELNYAVALNKPIIPLVVKTCDYPLILANNNIQFEKIATDAPMQNSLVRIVANIGKTQIRVLQGEYPQKTAARPELPQPSNDNLQSVYEIFALAEEAKAQGDVTRSLKLFEQLIQAEAGEISKAAQKRLAEVRLEQEIDDAYRIVRRLSENPSTERGAKIALEAFVKTYSEKGIEHDKAKSDLVGRFGLEIPDPSLTKKSDAKKTPIVQDNLQTHDRKIQALTLAQLGQIQIEKRNWDAALRTFVDANSHDPENLLINYFLGELYIIKRDLDQAIVHLNKTHVGEIVLPEAEAALALALRLKGQASSEESERSNLFNEAEERYEAALKVDDKIKDLHGESYWAGLGALQRRQGRYRDAIDSYTKAEVITPDNSYPIVNLAALHLHDGNVDMAKRYYQRTMKFAEESLAVKPTDKWAQADKITCSLVLLNSDVAIELLSNMLHEGDLSDRPVIDSFLSGLYFIRESPTPPTGLKDLIVLAEDWLKQTAN from the coding sequence ATGAATGACAATTATCTATTCATCAGCTATTCACGCGATGATCAAGTTTGGACATATAATTTGTGGCGAGCATTAGAAAATGAATATGATGTTTGGATTGATCAAAAAATCCGCGCAGGCGTAGATTGGTGGAAAGAGATATTAGAAAACATAGAAAAATGTACTTGTTTCCTTGCTGTGCTTTCGCCTAAAGCAGTTGAATCAATATATTGTACAGCGGAACTGAACTATGCTGTTGCACTTAACAAGCCCATTATTCCTCTTGTCGTAAAAACTTGTGACTACCCGCTTATTCTTGCTAATAATAATATTCAATTTGAAAAAATTGCAACTGACGCACCAATGCAGAATAGTTTAGTTCGTATTGTAGCCAATATTGGCAAAACTCAAATTAGGGTTCTACAAGGAGAATATCCTCAGAAAACAGCAGCGCGCCCAGAATTACCACAACCATCCAATGACAATCTTCAAAGTGTATATGAAATATTCGCCCTTGCTGAAGAAGCCAAAGCGCAAGGTGATGTCACACGCTCGTTAAAATTATTTGAACAACTAATTCAAGCAGAAGCAGGAGAGATATCAAAAGCTGCACAGAAACGATTAGCTGAAGTCAGGCTAGAACAAGAGATTGATGATGCTTATCGTATCGTTCGCAGACTATCTGAGAATCCAAGTACAGAACGTGGTGCCAAAATCGCGCTAGAAGCATTTGTAAAAACCTATAGCGAAAAAGGAATAGAACATGATAAGGCAAAAAGCGATTTAGTAGGTCGGTTCGGACTTGAAATCCCCGATCCAAGTCTAACAAAAAAGTCAGATGCAAAGAAAACTCCCATTGTTCAAGACAACTTACAAACTCACGATAGAAAAATACAAGCACTAACCCTAGCTCAACTTGGACAAATCCAAATTGAAAAACGTAACTGGGATGCTGCATTACGTACATTTGTTGATGCTAATAGTCATGATCCTGAAAATCTACTAATAAACTACTTCTTAGGGGAGCTATATATTATTAAGCGTGATTTAGATCAAGCAATTGTTCACCTAAATAAGACACATGTTGGTGAAATCGTGTTACCGGAAGCCGAAGCTGCACTTGCATTAGCTCTAAGGCTTAAAGGGCAAGCAAGTTCGGAAGAGAGTGAACGAAGCAATTTATTTAATGAGGCAGAAGAACGTTATGAGGCTGCACTTAAAGTTGATGACAAAATCAAAGATTTACACGGTGAATCATATTGGGCTGGTTTAGGCGCACTTCAAAGAAGACAAGGTCGCTATCGTGATGCAATTGATAGTTATACAAAAGCAGAAGTTATTACACCTGACAATTCCTATCCTATTGTAAATCTCGCAGCGTTACATCTTCACGACGGAAATGTCGATATGGCCAAACGTTATTATCAACGAACTATGAAATTCGCTGAGGAAAGTCTTGCCGTAAAACCTACTGACAAATGGGCCCAAGCTGATAAAATCACTTGCTCCTTAGTTTTGTTAAATTCCGATGTTGCTATCGAGCTATTAAGTAACATGCTCCATGAAGGAGATTTAAGTGATCGTCCCGTAATTGACTCTTTTCTGAGCGGACTTTACTTTATTCGTGAATCACCCACACCTCCGACAGGATTAAAAGATCTCATTGTTCTTGCTGAAGATTGGTTAAAGCAGACTGCCAATTAG
- a CDS encoding helix-turn-helix domain-containing protein, protein MSLIPHKPIRLARHYMDHNYTAPITIEDVSREVALSPYYLIRSFRHVYRQTPHQYLVEKRIARAKELLRNSELSITEICVAVGYESLGSFSTLFRKVAGISPSSYRINSQPTLTPGYIPLCVCLLHGLENQPEL, encoded by the coding sequence GTGAGCCTGATTCCTCATAAGCCCATTCGTCTGGCGCGCCATTATATGGATCATAACTACACAGCCCCTATCACCATTGAGGATGTGAGCCGCGAGGTCGCGCTTTCGCCATATTATTTAATTCGGTCATTCAGGCATGTCTATCGTCAAACACCGCATCAATACCTTGTTGAAAAGCGTATTGCGCGGGCCAAAGAACTTTTACGGAACTCCGAACTCAGCATAACGGAAATTTGCGTGGCTGTTGGCTACGAAAGCCTGGGTTCGTTCAGCACATTGTTCCGCAAAGTGGCCGGAATTTCTCCCAGTTCCTACCGTATCAACAGCCAGCCGACGCTCACACCCGGCTATATTCCGTTGTGCGTCTGCCTACTCCATGGCCTTGAAAATCAGCCTGAACTTTGA
- a CDS encoding VOC family protein: MINRLSVATIWVKDQNEALRFYTEKLGFEIRADVKNGDFRWLTVGLESQPEIEFQLSALKPSHALSQEDADQLTKLVEAGKLGIGPWKTDDCQGTYETLSANGVEFLQPPTDRPYGIIEAVFKDNSGNLMVLAQDKS, translated from the coding sequence ATGATTAACAGACTTTCCGTTGCGACCATTTGGGTCAAAGATCAGAATGAAGCACTCCGCTTTTATACGGAAAAGCTCGGTTTTGAAATCCGTGCTGATGTCAAGAATGGTGATTTTCGTTGGCTGACAGTCGGTCTGGAAAGCCAGCCAGAAATTGAGTTCCAACTATCCGCGCTGAAGCCAAGCCATGCCCTCTCTCAAGAAGATGCAGATCAACTGACTAAACTCGTGGAAGCGGGTAAGCTGGGCATCGGCCCCTGGAAAACCGACGACTGCCAGGGAACCTATGAGACGCTTTCAGCAAATGGCGTGGAATTTTTACAGCCGCCGACAGATCGCCCATATGGAATTATTGAAGCGGTCTTTAAAGACAACAGCGGCAACCTGATGGTGCTTGCGCAGGATAAGTCATAA
- a CDS encoding helix-turn-helix transcriptional regulator: protein MSEAERRQALSEFLRTCRARLSPADVGLPDSRRRRTPGLRREEVALLANIGIAWYVSLEQGRDVHPSREVLESIADALQLTTAERQHLLVLGGQHPITSFVTEDEIMNPILQMAIRALDPHPAFVMGRRLDILSWNRAAAAVLSYGQDVNSLPWNTVWSHFMDPCTREVYPDWETSAALMVAHLRTGRASFPNDPWFGDMIDKLREESSFFRLCWARYDVDRVDQVDGHKEMNHPILGYLEFDSVTLLVPMQPGMRMILYNASPATLSRLEHYLAVSSPEYLVQHDSD, encoded by the coding sequence ATGAGTGAAGCAGAACGTCGTCAGGCTCTGAGTGAATTTTTACGTACCTGTCGTGCCAGACTATCGCCTGCAGATGTTGGTCTGCCAGATAGCAGGCGACGACGAACGCCTGGGCTGCGCCGTGAAGAAGTCGCGCTGCTTGCTAACATTGGCATCGCCTGGTATGTATCTCTAGAGCAGGGACGGGACGTTCATCCCTCTAGAGAGGTCCTAGAGAGTATCGCGGATGCCTTACAGCTCACGACAGCAGAACGGCAGCATCTCCTCGTGCTGGGCGGACAGCATCCGATAACGAGTTTTGTCACAGAAGATGAGATCATGAACCCGATACTCCAGATGGCGATAAGGGCTCTTGATCCTCATCCTGCCTTTGTGATGGGACGTCGATTAGACATCCTGAGCTGGAACAGAGCCGCTGCTGCTGTTTTGAGTTATGGTCAGGACGTGAATAGTCTCCCATGGAACACAGTTTGGAGTCATTTTATGGACCCCTGTACGCGGGAAGTCTACCCGGATTGGGAAACTTCGGCGGCGTTGATGGTCGCTCATTTGCGTACCGGGAGGGCGAGCTTCCCAAATGATCCCTGGTTTGGAGATATGATTGATAAACTGCGAGAAGAGAGCAGTTTCTTTCGCTTATGTTGGGCCCGTTATGATGTTGATCGTGTTGATCAAGTAGACGGACATAAGGAAATGAACCATCCTATCCTGGGCTACCTGGAATTTGATTCCGTGACACTTCTTGTCCCCATGCAGCCGGGAATGAGGATGATTCTTTATAACGCTTCTCCTGCAACCCTTTCCAGGCTTGAACATTACCTGGCGGTATCTTCGCCAGAATACCTTGTGCAGCACGATTCTGACTAA
- a CDS encoding SDR family oxidoreductase, giving the protein MDVQNKVTIITGSSTGIGRATARLFAEHGAVVVLAARSADKLEALAEEIRSKGCEVLVVPTDVTQEDAVQNLVAKTIQAYGRIDILINNAGLGGAGAIAEYPVDAYRRMIEINLLGPYHGMQAVIPSMREQGGGLIINVSSTATKQMYPTVGPYSSTKHALNSLSNIAQLELAPENIRVVIVYPHNTASDFVSNGLIHGSINAEVPADAATPEFVAQKILEAAIDEPAEKYME; this is encoded by the coding sequence ATGGACGTCCAAAATAAAGTCACCATCATTACAGGTTCATCAACCGGTATTGGACGGGCAACAGCACGCCTTTTTGCAGAACATGGAGCGGTTGTGGTTCTTGCTGCGCGCTCTGCCGACAAGTTAGAAGCGCTCGCCGAGGAAATACGTTCGAAGGGATGTGAGGTCCTCGTCGTCCCGACAGATGTCACACAGGAAGACGCGGTACAGAATCTCGTCGCAAAGACAATCCAGGCGTATGGACGTATCGACATTCTGATTAACAATGCAGGCTTAGGCGGCGCAGGGGCCATTGCCGAGTATCCGGTTGATGCCTATCGCCGTATGATTGAAATCAATCTCCTGGGCCCCTATCATGGCATGCAGGCTGTCATACCCTCGATGCGTGAACAGGGAGGCGGGCTCATTATCAACGTCAGTTCCACAGCGACGAAACAAATGTATCCGACAGTCGGTCCTTATTCATCGACCAAGCACGCTCTCAACAGCCTCTCCAACATCGCACAACTTGAACTCGCACCCGAAAATATCCGCGTCGTTATTGTGTATCCGCACAATACTGCCAGCGATTTTGTCAGCAACGGACTGATCCATGGTTCCATCAATGCAGAAGTGCCTGCCGATGCTGCGACACCCGAGTTTGTCGCCCAGAAAATACTTGAGGCGGCTATCGATGAGCCAGCCGAAAAGTACATGGAATAA
- a CDS encoding glycoside hydrolase family 130 protein has product MTVIGDLTSSAVITRYPANPVLTAADVPYPATLVFNAGVVKHQDRYVMVFRNDFRDENSPIGYSTTIGIAYSQDGINWAVEPAPIFPVDLLGLSDASRAYDPRLIRLEDRWALSFAIDTKHGVRAGIALTDDFQRWEIKHISLPDNRNVVLFPRQINGRYMRLERPFPVYGRPEAEAFDVWISESPDLVYWGESKLLLGVEDVPFSNRKIGPGAPPIEIDEGWLVFFHAVDWDDNRGKNGWESTWKKRYTAGVMLLDKDDPTRILGMYDKPLIAPELPYETSEGFRTHVIFPTGAVLEDDGTVKIYYGAADTVIALATANVHDLVELCLGS; this is encoded by the coding sequence ATGACCGTCATCGGTGACTTAACCTCCAGTGCAGTTATCACCCGTTATCCAGCGAACCCCGTTTTAACGGCAGCGGATGTGCCTTATCCAGCGACGCTGGTGTTTAACGCGGGTGTGGTGAAACACCAGGATCGTTATGTAATGGTCTTTCGCAATGACTTTCGCGATGAAAATTCGCCCATTGGGTACAGTACAACGATTGGCATTGCCTACAGCCAGGATGGGATCAACTGGGCCGTAGAGCCAGCTCCCATCTTCCCGGTGGACCTGCTGGGTTTATCAGATGCATCCCGTGCGTATGATCCGAGGCTCATACGGCTTGAAGATCGTTGGGCCCTGTCTTTTGCGATTGATACCAAGCATGGGGTCCGGGCTGGCATTGCATTAACGGATGATTTCCAGCGTTGGGAAATCAAACATATAAGCCTGCCAGATAACCGGAATGTTGTCCTATTCCCGCGCCAGATCAATGGGCGATATATGCGTTTGGAACGCCCATTTCCTGTATATGGTCGCCCAGAAGCAGAGGCTTTCGACGTCTGGATTTCTGAATCACCCGATCTTGTGTACTGGGGCGAGAGCAAACTCCTTCTCGGTGTTGAAGATGTGCCCTTCAGCAATCGTAAAATTGGGCCAGGTGCACCCCCTATCGAAATTGATGAGGGGTGGTTGGTTTTCTTCCATGCTGTTGATTGGGATGATAATCGCGGCAAAAATGGCTGGGAATCGACGTGGAAAAAACGTTATACAGCAGGTGTCATGTTGCTAGACAAAGATGATCCAACGCGCATTCTCGGTATGTACGATAAGCCACTCATCGCACCGGAATTACCGTATGAGACGAGTGAGGGCTTCCGTACCCATGTTATTTTCCCAACAGGCGCCGTTCTTGAAGATGACGGAACGGTAAAAATCTACTATGGTGCTGCGGATACTGTCATTGCATTAGCAACTGCAAATGTGCATGACTTGGTGGAACTTTGCCTCGGCTCGTAA
- a CDS encoding Type 1 glutamine amidotransferase-like domain-containing protein, translating to MKMLLTSAGIKNASIHKALVDMLGKPIAECNALCITTASYALSKGPALAWSFITGQESETPMTELGWKSVGVLELTALPSIDKESWVSWVRETDVLLVNGGDTLYLAYWMRQSGLADLLPSLGLVYVGLSAGSLVMAPNIAERFVTWKSPTGGDEMLGLVDFEMFPHLGYPTFPENTMAHAEDWAADLQVSGYAMDDETAIKVIDGAVDVVSEGDWKLFTP from the coding sequence ATGAAAATGCTGCTTACTTCCGCTGGGATCAAGAACGCCAGTATCCACAAAGCGCTGGTCGATATGCTGGGCAAACCCATTGCCGAGTGCAATGCCCTCTGCATCACCACCGCCAGCTACGCACTCTCTAAGGGGCCTGCACTCGCATGGAGTTTCATCACCGGGCAGGAATCCGAAACGCCCATGACCGAACTGGGTTGGAAATCTGTGGGCGTCCTGGAACTCACCGCGTTGCCCAGCATCGATAAAGAAAGTTGGGTCTCCTGGGTACGAGAGACGGATGTGCTGCTGGTGAATGGCGGCGATACCTTGTATCTGGCCTACTGGATGCGCCAGTCCGGGTTGGCGGATCTCTTGCCGTCGCTGGGATTGGTCTATGTGGGGCTGAGTGCTGGGAGCCTGGTCATGGCCCCCAATATCGCGGAGAGATTCGTCACCTGGAAGTCGCCTACAGGTGGTGATGAAATGCTGGGGCTGGTCGATTTTGAGATGTTTCCGCACCTGGGCTATCCTACTTTTCCGGAAAATACGATGGCTCATGCGGAAGATTGGGCCGCCGACCTGCAGGTGTCGGGCTACGCGATGGACGATGAGACGGCTATCAAAGTGATCGACGGAGCGGTCGACGTTGTCTCTGAAGGCGACTGGAAACTGTTTACGCCCTAA